The Calditrichota bacterium genome window below encodes:
- a CDS encoding right-handed parallel beta-helix repeat-containing protein, which yields MKSRSAADRPQASSDRTSGEYRQWRSWSLTALFLAAAMFVVSCGDSSVTVREEFRGNPISALPADGILRASGSPYLATDTLRVLSGRTLTIEPGVELRFEPGIKLVVEGRIDAVGTEAFPITFTSGLTAPRRGDWDGIHIRNGDANSRFAYCRFLYGARYGRYYDYRLDSLGVRQDSTVIDYGCLTLINTNPTIERSWFIASGFHALYAGAGSSPIVRNCVMFDNAGNGIYVHSTADPQAEYNIISDNDDWGIYCAALGDARRGDLNFNYNIVIANFSGEFNLNSPLGLGRVVQINDNLDSCDYRFNLRLAPQYIGASKIKQGARWDFRLGAGSAAIDAGPPDRDLEIDQTRRDFGIYRYEYRPGELRRRIPNLPVVGNRLEVAKSPYYLTYDVIIPETETLTIEPGVEIRVEGRYQIKVRGRLISGGEPGRMVRFYSAASTPRKGDWIGLVFEAGGAEGSELRYTSIEHSRWGLRLTGRDALIDHCYITQVDSVGVLCEREAAPTITDCRLEGASIAAILCQFNASPLIRRNTIYGGAGYGILARESSRPVVVNNVISEVGVSGIRLERMSNAVITNNVIAGSGYFGLFCSYNSSPEIRNNIIYRNGSIRTEGIGLKGELSSQPVVRYNGFAGNPVGDISISNDTTLDASNLRVDPRFRDYAGRDFRLADGSPLIDAGDHGILDPDGSRSDIGAFGGPDAPR from the coding sequence ATGAAATCCCGATCCGCGGCAGACCGGCCTCAAGCCTCATCCGACCGCACATCTGGTGAGTATCGTCAGTGGCGAAGTTGGAGCCTTACGGCTCTTTTCTTAGCCGCCGCTATGTTTGTCGTGTCCTGCGGCGATTCGTCGGTGACAGTTCGGGAAGAATTTCGCGGCAATCCGATTTCGGCTCTGCCTGCAGATGGCATTTTGCGCGCCTCGGGCAGCCCCTACCTGGCCACCGACACACTTCGCGTGCTTTCAGGAAGAACGCTCACCATAGAGCCGGGGGTGGAACTTCGTTTCGAGCCGGGGATCAAGTTGGTCGTCGAAGGCCGGATCGACGCGGTAGGAACTGAGGCCTTCCCCATCACCTTTACTTCCGGCCTCACCGCTCCTCGCCGCGGGGATTGGGACGGTATCCATATCCGCAATGGCGACGCCAACTCCCGCTTCGCATACTGTCGATTCCTTTACGGAGCCAGGTATGGCCGCTACTACGATTATCGCTTGGACAGCCTCGGCGTCCGTCAGGATTCAACGGTCATCGATTACGGCTGTCTGACCCTCATCAATACCAACCCGACCATCGAACGCTCGTGGTTCATTGCGTCCGGATTCCATGCCTTATATGCAGGCGCAGGCTCAAGCCCCATTGTGCGCAACTGCGTAATGTTCGACAATGCCGGCAACGGAATCTACGTGCACTCGACTGCCGACCCTCAGGCTGAATACAACATCATCAGCGACAACGACGACTGGGGCATCTATTGTGCGGCACTCGGCGATGCCCGGCGCGGCGATCTGAATTTCAATTACAACATCGTCATCGCCAACTTCTCCGGGGAATTCAACCTCAACTCCCCGCTCGGTTTGGGGCGCGTGGTTCAGATAAATGACAACCTCGACAGTTGTGACTACCGGTTCAATCTACGACTAGCGCCGCAATACATCGGAGCCTCCAAGATCAAGCAGGGTGCGCGATGGGATTTCCGTCTTGGAGCTGGATCTGCAGCCATCGATGCCGGCCCGCCGGATCGCGACCTCGAGATCGACCAGACGCGACGTGACTTCGGTATCTACCGCTACGAGTACCGGCCCGGTGAATTGCGGCGGCGGATTCCGAATCTACCCGTAGTCGGCAATCGTCTCGAGGTGGCGAAAAGCCCCTACTACCTGACTTACGATGTGATAATCCCCGAAACGGAGACCCTGACCATCGAACCCGGGGTTGAAATCCGTGTGGAAGGGCGATATCAAATCAAGGTCCGGGGACGTCTTATATCCGGCGGCGAGCCGGGTCGCATGGTGCGTTTCTACTCCGCCGCTTCGACACCTCGCAAGGGCGACTGGATCGGACTGGTCTTCGAAGCGGGCGGCGCCGAAGGCAGCGAACTCCGCTACACATCGATTGAGCACTCCCGGTGGGGTCTCAGACTGACTGGCCGCGACGCTCTGATCGACCATTGCTACATCACACAGGTTGACTCGGTTGGAGTCTTGTGCGAGCGGGAAGCCGCTCCGACGATCACCGACTGCCGGCTCGAAGGCGCTTCCATTGCCGCGATCCTCTGCCAGTTCAACGCTTCGCCGCTGATTCGTCGTAACACCATTTATGGTGGTGCCGGGTACGGGATTCTGGCACGGGAATCTTCACGACCGGTGGTCGTAAACAACGTCATCAGCGAGGTCGGGGTGTCGGGCATCCGCCTGGAGAGAATGTCCAACGCCGTCATCACCAACAATGTCATCGCCGGATCGGGATACTTCGGACTCTTTTGCAGTTACAACTCATCGCCGGAGATACGTAACAACATCATCTATCGCAACGGGTCGATCCGCACCGAGGGAATTGGCTTGAAGGGCGAACTGTCGAGCCAGCCGGTAGTGCGCTATAACGGCTTCGCCGGCAATCCGGTCGGCGACATCTCGATATCGAATGATACCACCCTCGATGCCTCGAATCTCCGGGTCGATCCACGCTTCCGAGACTACGCAGGGCGCGACTTCAGGCTTGCAGACGGGTCACCGCTCATCGACGCCGGCGATCACGGCATTCTCGATCCGGATGGTTCACGCAGCGACATCGGCGCATTTGGCGGGCCCGATGCACCGCGGTAA
- a CDS encoding methylaspartate mutase, producing the protein MSSNAPRSILATDCGSTTTKAILIEQQPSGEFRLVVRGEAPTTVEAPFEDVTKGVLNAIREVEELSGRTFLGPDGTILRPMQDGAGCDIYISTSSAGGGLQMMVAGVVKSMTAESAERAALGAGAIVMDVLASNDGRLAHQKIERIRRLRPDMILLSGGIDGGTTKHVVELAELLAAARPRPRLGIGYALPVIYAGNREARGEIEKTLSSMVDLKSVDNIRPVLEQENLKPARDKIHDLFMEHVMAQAPGYRKLMEWTDAPIMPTPGAVGFIMETIARRDGIDLVGVDIGGATTDVFSVFGGVFNRTVSANLGMSYSISNVLAESGFDNIMRWVPFEIGEDDLRDRIGNKMIRPTTVPQTLEELKIEQAIAREALRLAFIQHKSFAVGLKGVQQERSISDAFEQSSTGESLVDMMSLNLLVGSGGVLSHAPLRAQAAHMMIDAFEPLGVTRLAVDSIFMMPQLGVLATVHEPAATEVFEKDCLIHLGTCVAPLGSIAALKNIKSVLKVSGTSDRGRKVELDIPSGELLLTPLDLGESLRARIEPSKGFDMGEGPGKTVERVLTGGVVGLVIDTRGRPFDLKRGIAGRVELLKKWSLG; encoded by the coding sequence ATGTCCAGCAATGCCCCGCGTTCGATCCTCGCTACCGATTGCGGATCGACAACTACCAAAGCCATTCTAATCGAACAGCAGCCCTCCGGCGAATTCCGGCTCGTCGTTCGGGGTGAAGCACCTACGACCGTCGAGGCTCCCTTCGAGGATGTCACCAAGGGCGTCCTCAATGCCATTCGCGAGGTCGAAGAACTCTCCGGTCGCACCTTCCTCGGACCGGACGGGACGATTCTTCGTCCAATGCAGGACGGAGCGGGCTGCGATATCTACATTTCAACCTCCTCAGCCGGTGGCGGACTGCAAATGATGGTGGCCGGTGTTGTCAAGAGTATGACCGCCGAATCTGCCGAGCGCGCCGCGCTCGGTGCCGGTGCAATCGTAATGGATGTCCTGGCTTCGAACGATGGACGTTTGGCACATCAGAAGATTGAACGGATCCGGCGACTTCGGCCCGATATGATACTCCTCTCCGGCGGGATCGACGGTGGAACAACCAAGCATGTCGTCGAACTGGCTGAACTGCTTGCAGCTGCCCGGCCCCGCCCCCGACTCGGCATCGGATATGCGCTTCCGGTTATCTATGCTGGCAATCGGGAAGCACGCGGCGAGATTGAGAAGACCCTCAGTTCCATGGTCGATCTTAAATCGGTCGATAACATCCGTCCGGTTCTTGAGCAGGAGAACCTCAAGCCGGCGCGCGATAAGATTCACGATCTCTTTATGGAGCACGTGATGGCTCAGGCGCCCGGCTACCGAAAATTAATGGAGTGGACTGACGCCCCGATCATGCCTACACCCGGTGCGGTTGGGTTCATCATGGAGACGATCGCCCGTCGCGACGGTATCGATCTTGTCGGAGTCGATATCGGCGGGGCAACGACCGATGTCTTCAGCGTCTTCGGCGGTGTCTTCAACCGGACTGTTTCAGCCAACCTCGGGATGAGTTACTCCATTTCCAATGTTCTTGCCGAATCCGGCTTCGACAATATCATGCGCTGGGTGCCTTTCGAGATCGGTGAGGATGACCTGCGCGACCGGATCGGCAACAAGATGATCCGACCGACAACGGTCCCGCAGACCTTGGAAGAGTTGAAGATCGAGCAGGCTATCGCCCGGGAAGCGCTGCGGCTGGCGTTTATTCAACACAAATCGTTTGCAGTAGGCTTGAAGGGAGTTCAGCAGGAGCGGTCGATCTCCGACGCCTTCGAGCAGTCATCGACAGGCGAGTCGCTGGTCGATATGATGTCCCTAAATCTGCTTGTCGGGTCGGGTGGAGTCCTCTCGCACGCGCCGCTCCGGGCGCAAGCCGCGCATATGATGATCGACGCCTTCGAGCCGTTGGGCGTAACCCGGCTGGCCGTCGATTCAATCTTTATGATGCCGCAGTTAGGGGTGCTGGCGACCGTCCATGAGCCCGCTGCCACCGAGGTGTTCGAGAAGGATTGCCTTATCCACCTCGGGACCTGCGTGGCACCGCTCGGCAGCATTGCTGCACTGAAGAACATTAAGAGCGTGCTTAAGGTGAGCGGCACCTCCGACCGGGGGCGCAAGGTTGAACTCGATATCCCGAGTGGTGAGTTGCTGCTGACGCCGCTCGATTTAGGTGAATCGCTGCGGGCACGGATCGAGCCTTCCAAAGGCTTCGATATGGGGGAGGGTCCAGGCAAAACCGTCGAGCGGGTTCTGACCGGCGGAGTCGTAGGACTTGTCATCGACACCCGGGGACGACCGTTCGATTTGAAGCGCGGCATAGCGGGACGGGTCGAACTGCTGAAAAAGTGGAGTCTGGGGTGA